One genomic segment of Vagococcus intermedius includes these proteins:
- a CDS encoding PD-(D/E)XK nuclease family protein codes for MALEFIYGPASCHHEEPLVERARDFLIKDENNQVFYLVPNHVKFETEVAVLNDLHKLSPFNKAKTMAMMRLQVFSFTRLAWYFLQNTEYYQDEQLTEAGNHMLIRKVLLDEAENLHVFKGEVGQPGFIKQLAELFSELQEGKIEEPDIEELLSELGETAKENDFKKKLKEFYLLYQVYCQQLGQRQVGMTQSISYLAEYLKDYDLSNMMFVITGYSRFTAREKELVEILIRKAGEVKIDLVLDRAHVTKPPEGLDMFFDTGKLYYELYQYARHNQVKLLRDYHLKCDQSQPLTQLDIAWRESQKLTPNKEVHQLSESCVHLWESETPFAEISQVAKEIRKLIASGYCRYQDIEILSRDLPSYQALIEPVFSSHEIPFYLNSELEMRHHPLVEFLETLFLIKKRYFRYSDIMRFLRTELFVPQEESLLSLKDWQYQRQCHRSQVDLTENVVLAYGYEGHAWVKEKDWVYVQYDFEESEERLDENRKGQESSNVIRRHIRDYLVPFYDRLDQAKTGLEAAKLLYDFLLTSGVERELLYWRDQDIEKGHLDQAKIHEQTWQAFVILLDDYVKILGDEVFNFDDFYMIIKTGLEGLTYSKVPTTLDQVTVSSLDLIHAQKNKVTFVIGTTDNVLPKKIENKTLLSDDERQLFSNSLTDGKFLSKNTQSDLAKEPYIAYLAFHSTDGKLYITYPRSNDRVKEIKPSPYVNVIQHALNLEIEPRYNSPSVEHFSLNQIGTYRTLLTDLVNLKRRALEEKQEIANTWQVLETILGKQPQYNLLSRKIFKSLKHKNISEPLKPELVTSLYGETIYGSVSKIENFNQCQYKYFMTYGLKLRERDRFELSPAATGDFYHDALDHLFKALITKKLVLSELTTSQLTELTEEVLQRILGDAKFTILTASNRMNYIRYQLSETIKRVSRGLQRQSQIAGFSNVKTEVMFGQLVQEKGLNSLLIPLDNHKKMEIRGKIDRLDKIETKDNTYLAVVDYKSSDHSFDYRDAYFGLAMQMITYLDVALQNAVSLIGTEGVKPAGAFYLQVKNPILEGGTSEEQLESQLLKEFSYKGILLEDENLLDTLDPTVKSSGSSSLVFPYKETKKGYKSTQFVSEEEVDLLIQHNRENFKKAGNAIFTGETAINPAYRDKKRVACEYCPFRSVCQFDVLLKENNYKRIDSLKKADAIKKMTPCSEKENKRGMLDDTDK; via the coding sequence ATGGCATTAGAATTTATCTACGGACCGGCAAGTTGTCATCACGAAGAACCTTTAGTTGAACGAGCTCGAGATTTTTTAATTAAAGATGAAAACAATCAAGTTTTTTATTTAGTTCCAAACCATGTCAAATTTGAAACAGAGGTAGCTGTTTTAAATGATTTACATAAATTGTCACCTTTCAACAAAGCCAAAACAATGGCGATGATGCGCTTACAAGTTTTTAGTTTTACGCGTCTAGCTTGGTATTTCTTACAAAATACAGAATATTATCAAGACGAGCAGCTAACGGAAGCTGGTAATCATATGCTAATAAGAAAAGTCTTGTTAGATGAAGCAGAAAATCTTCATGTTTTTAAAGGAGAAGTAGGTCAGCCAGGTTTTATTAAGCAATTAGCAGAGTTATTTAGTGAGTTACAAGAAGGTAAAATTGAGGAACCTGATATCGAGGAGCTGCTTAGTGAATTAGGAGAAACAGCTAAAGAAAATGATTTTAAGAAAAAACTAAAAGAATTTTACTTATTATATCAAGTCTACTGCCAACAGTTAGGTCAAAGACAAGTTGGTATGACACAGTCAATCAGCTATTTAGCAGAGTATCTAAAAGACTATGATTTAAGCAATATGATGTTTGTTATTACAGGCTATTCACGTTTCACTGCCAGAGAAAAAGAATTAGTTGAGATACTTATTCGAAAAGCTGGGGAAGTAAAAATTGATTTAGTGTTAGATAGAGCCCATGTCACCAAACCTCCAGAGGGCTTAGACATGTTTTTTGATACGGGAAAACTGTATTATGAATTATATCAATATGCTCGCCATAATCAAGTGAAACTATTGAGAGATTACCATTTGAAATGTGATCAATCTCAACCGTTAACCCAACTAGATATTGCTTGGAGAGAGTCACAGAAGTTAACCCCTAATAAAGAAGTTCATCAACTATCTGAGTCATGTGTCCATCTTTGGGAAAGTGAAACACCTTTTGCAGAGATCAGTCAAGTAGCGAAAGAAATTAGAAAATTAATTGCAAGTGGCTATTGCCGTTATCAAGATATTGAGATTTTAAGCCGAGATTTACCGAGTTACCAGGCTTTAATCGAACCTGTTTTCTCTAGCCATGAAATTCCTTTTTATTTAAATAGTGAATTAGAGATGAGACATCATCCTTTAGTTGAGTTTTTAGAAACATTATTTTTAATTAAAAAACGTTACTTTAGGTACAGTGACATCATGCGATTTTTAAGAACAGAATTGTTTGTTCCTCAAGAAGAAAGTCTCTTATCATTGAAAGACTGGCAATATCAACGACAATGTCATCGTTCACAGGTTGATTTGACGGAAAATGTTGTCTTAGCTTATGGTTACGAAGGTCATGCTTGGGTTAAAGAAAAAGATTGGGTTTATGTTCAATACGATTTTGAAGAGTCAGAGGAGCGACTTGATGAAAATAGAAAAGGTCAAGAAAGTTCCAATGTTATCCGACGCCACATAAGGGATTATCTCGTTCCTTTTTACGATAGGCTAGACCAAGCTAAAACAGGGTTAGAGGCCGCCAAATTATTATATGATTTTTTATTGACGAGCGGTGTTGAGCGAGAATTATTATATTGGCGTGACCAAGACATTGAAAAAGGGCATTTGGATCAGGCAAAAATTCATGAACAAACATGGCAAGCTTTTGTTATTTTATTAGATGATTATGTCAAAATATTGGGTGATGAAGTATTTAATTTTGATGATTTTTATATGATAATTAAAACTGGTTTAGAGGGGCTGACTTACAGTAAAGTACCAACAACCTTAGATCAAGTAACGGTTTCTTCTTTAGACTTAATCCATGCTCAAAAAAATAAAGTTACCTTTGTTATTGGTACAACTGATAATGTATTACCCAAAAAAATTGAAAATAAAACATTATTATCAGATGATGAACGACAACTGTTTTCAAATTCATTAACAGATGGCAAGTTTTTAAGTAAAAATACGCAGTCTGATTTGGCAAAAGAGCCTTATATCGCGTATCTAGCTTTTCATTCAACAGATGGCAAATTATATATCACGTACCCGAGATCAAATGATCGAGTAAAAGAAATAAAACCATCTCCTTATGTTAATGTTATACAACACGCACTTAATTTGGAAATTGAACCACGATACAATAGCCCAAGTGTTGAGCATTTTTCCTTGAATCAGATTGGTACATACCGAACTTTGTTGACAGATTTGGTCAATTTGAAAAGGCGGGCTTTGGAAGAGAAACAAGAGATAGCCAATACTTGGCAAGTACTAGAAACAATCCTTGGCAAACAACCTCAGTATAACCTTTTAAGTAGAAAAATATTCAAAAGTTTAAAACATAAGAATATTTCGGAGCCATTAAAGCCAGAGTTAGTAACGTCTTTGTATGGCGAAACAATTTATGGTTCGGTTTCTAAAATTGAAAACTTTAACCAATGTCAATATAAATATTTTATGACCTATGGCTTAAAATTAAGAGAACGTGATCGATTTGAATTGAGTCCCGCGGCTACGGGTGATTTTTATCATGATGCTTTGGACCATTTATTTAAAGCATTAATTACTAAAAAGTTAGTATTAAGCGAATTGACAACAAGTCAATTAACCGAACTAACAGAAGAAGTGTTACAAAGAATTTTAGGTGACGCTAAATTTACTATTTTAACGGCAAGTAATCGAATGAATTATATTCGTTATCAACTCAGTGAAACAATAAAAAGAGTGAGTCGTGGTTTACAGCGTCAAAGTCAAATTGCCGGTTTTTCAAATGTGAAAACTGAAGTTATGTTTGGTCAGTTAGTTCAGGAAAAAGGGTTAAATAGTTTACTCATACCATTAGACAATCATAAGAAAATGGAGATTAGAGGTAAAATTGACCGATTAGATAAAATTGAAACTAAGGATAACACTTATTTAGCCGTTGTCGATTATAAGTCAAGCGATCATAGCTTTGATTATCGTGATGCTTATTTTGGTTTAGCCATGCAAATGATTACTTACTTAGATGTTGCGTTGCAAAATGCGGTTTCTCTGATTGGAACAGAAGGTGTTAAACCAGCAGGGGCTTTTTATTTACAAGTGAAAAATCCGATTTTAGAGGGAGGAACTTCTGAGGAGCAGTTAGAGAGTCAGTTACTGAAAGAATTTTCTTATAAAGGTATTTTATTAGAGGATGAGAACTTATTAGATACCTTAGACCCGACTGTAAAATCTTCTGGAAGTAGTTCTTTAGTATTTCCCTATAAAGAAACTAAAAAAGGTTACAAATCAACACAATTTGTGTCAGAAGAAGAGGTTGATTTACTGATTCAACATAACCGTGAAAATTTTAAAAAAGCAGGTAATGCTATTTTTACGGGAGAAACAGCTATTAATCCAGCCTACCGGGATAAAAAAAGAGTGGCCTGTGAGTATTGTCCGTTTAGAAGTGTTTGTCAGTTTGATGTATTGTTAAAAGAAAATAATTACAAAAGAATTGATAGTCTGAAAAAAGCAGACGCGATAAAGAAAATGACCCCATGTTCCGAAAAAGAAAATAAGCGAGGTATGCTAGATGACACAGACAAATAA
- the lepB gene encoding signal peptidase I gives MNKKEILSTIYWVIGVVAVMMLVRKFIVTPVVVSGKSMDPTMENRERVFALRQGDIERFDIVTFPAPDQKGKNYIKRVIGLPGDKIRFEKDQLFINDKEVSEPYLDEYKDKLVMGDYLTKILKPDGSATSVFDLNTLFDEEVVPSGKLFVMGDNRQISKDSRLIGYIDEKDISGNVKFSFWPPSKFGKVN, from the coding sequence TTGAATAAAAAAGAAATTTTAAGCACTATTTATTGGGTAATTGGTGTGGTTGCAGTGATGATGTTAGTTAGAAAATTTATTGTGACCCCAGTTGTCGTATCTGGAAAATCAATGGATCCTACAATGGAAAATCGTGAAAGAGTTTTTGCTTTAAGGCAAGGTGATATTGAGCGTTTTGATATTGTCACGTTTCCTGCCCCAGATCAAAAGGGGAAAAATTATATTAAACGTGTGATTGGTTTGCCTGGCGATAAAATTCGTTTTGAGAAAGACCAGTTATTTATCAATGACAAAGAAGTCTCTGAACCATACTTGGATGAGTATAAAGATAAACTAGTTATGGGAGATTATCTAACAAAAATTCTTAAACCAGATGGTTCTGCTACAAGTGTCTTTGATCTGAACACCTTATTTGATGAAGAAGTAGTTCCTAGTGGTAAATTATTTGTAATGGGAGATAATCGTCAAATTTCTAAAGATAGCCGATTGATTGGCTATATTGATGAGAAAGATATTTCTGGAAATGTTAAATTTTCATTTTGGCCACCAAGTAAATTTGGTAAAGTAAATTAA
- the tkt gene encoding transketolase — protein sequence MFDKIDELGVNSIRTLSMDTIQKANSGHPGLPLGAAPMAYALWTKHLKINPSTSRNWVDRDRFILSAGHGSAMLYSLLHLAGYDVNQDDLKGFRQWGSRTPGHPEVNHTDGVEATTGPLGQGIAMSVGFAMAEAHLAATYNKPNLKIVDHYTYAICGDGDLMEGISQEAMSMAGHMKLDKLIVLYDSNDISLDGPLDKSFTEDVKGRVEATGWHHILVKDGNDLEAISKAIEEAKAETTKPTMIEIKTIIGFGAPNEGTNKVHGAPLGADGIEAAKKAYGWDTPEFEVPADVKERFKQEINAKGEKAEAEWNELFASYKAEYPELAQQFLDAYAGKLPENWDSEMPTFEVGDDALASRITSKQMIQALAKTVPTIWGGSADLSSSNNTMMAEEKDFEPGQYEGRNIWFGVREFAMAAAMNGIALHGGTRVYGGTFFVFVDYLRPAIRLAAIQGAPVTYVLTHDSIAVGEDGPTHEPIEQLSSLRSMPNLTTLRPADGNEVRAAWKLAASSTDRPTVLALTRQNLPVLENSKELAEAGVAKGAYVISAQKGNQPEGILIATGSEVALAVEAQKELAAQGKDVSVVSMPSMDLFEMQDAAYRESVLPKAVTKRVAVEMGSSFGWERYVGFEGKTVTVDKFGASAPASRVLPEYGFTTENVVATYNSL from the coding sequence ATGTTCGATAAAATTGATGAATTAGGCGTTAACTCAATCCGTACCTTAAGTATGGATACTATCCAAAAAGCAAACTCAGGTCACCCAGGATTACCATTAGGGGCTGCACCGATGGCATATGCTTTATGGACTAAACATTTAAAAATCAACCCAAGTACGTCAAGAAACTGGGTAGATCGCGACCGTTTCATTCTTTCTGCTGGTCATGGTTCAGCAATGTTATATAGCTTATTACACTTAGCGGGTTACGATGTAAACCAAGATGACTTAAAAGGATTCCGTCAATGGGGTAGCCGTACTCCAGGACATCCAGAAGTAAATCACACTGATGGTGTTGAAGCAACAACTGGTCCTTTAGGCCAAGGCATTGCTATGAGTGTTGGGTTTGCGATGGCTGAAGCTCATTTAGCTGCAACTTACAACAAGCCAAACTTGAAAATCGTAGATCATTACACATATGCTATTTGTGGAGATGGTGATTTAATGGAAGGTATCTCACAAGAAGCAATGAGTATGGCAGGACACATGAAATTAGATAAATTAATCGTATTATATGATTCAAATGATATTTCATTAGATGGTCCATTAGATAAATCATTTACTGAAGATGTGAAAGGCCGTGTTGAAGCAACTGGATGGCACCATATCTTAGTTAAAGATGGTAACGATTTAGAAGCTATTTCTAAAGCAATTGAAGAAGCGAAAGCTGAAACAACAAAACCAACAATGATCGAAATCAAAACTATCATCGGTTTTGGTGCGCCAAACGAAGGAACAAACAAAGTTCACGGTGCCCCACTTGGAGCTGACGGTATTGAAGCAGCTAAAAAAGCTTACGGATGGGATACACCTGAGTTTGAAGTACCTGCTGATGTTAAAGAGCGTTTCAAACAAGAAATTAACGCTAAAGGCGAAAAAGCTGAAGCTGAGTGGAATGAATTATTTGCTAGCTATAAAGCTGAGTACCCAGAATTAGCGCAACAATTTTTAGATGCTTATGCTGGTAAATTACCAGAGAACTGGGATTCAGAAATGCCAACATTTGAAGTAGGCGATGATGCTCTTGCAAGTCGTATTACAAGTAAACAAATGATTCAAGCATTAGCTAAAACTGTTCCAACTATCTGGGGTGGTTCTGCTGATTTATCATCATCAAACAATACAATGATGGCAGAAGAGAAAGATTTTGAACCTGGTCAATACGAAGGACGCAACATCTGGTTTGGTGTTCGTGAATTCGCAATGGCAGCAGCTATGAATGGAATTGCATTACACGGTGGAACTCGCGTATATGGTGGAACTTTCTTCGTATTCGTAGATTACTTACGTCCAGCTATTCGTTTAGCAGCAATCCAAGGTGCACCAGTAACTTACGTCTTAACACATGATTCAATTGCTGTTGGGGAAGATGGTCCAACTCATGAACCTATCGAACAATTATCAAGCTTACGCAGTATGCCTAACTTGACAACATTACGCCCAGCTGATGGTAACGAAGTACGTGCAGCTTGGAAACTTGCAGCATCATCTACTGACCGTCCAACAGTTTTAGCGTTAACTCGTCAAAATTTACCAGTTTTAGAAAATTCTAAAGAGTTAGCTGAAGCAGGTGTTGCTAAAGGAGCTTACGTTATCTCTGCTCAAAAAGGCAATCAACCAGAAGGTATTTTAATTGCGACAGGTTCTGAAGTTGCTCTAGCTGTTGAAGCTCAAAAAGAATTAGCAGCACAAGGTAAAGATGTATCAGTAGTTTCAATGCCAAGTATGGATCTATTTGAAATGCAAGATGCCGCTTACCGTGAATCAGTTCTACCAAAAGCTGTCACTAAACGTGTCGCAGTTGAAATGGGCTCATCATTTGGATGGGAACGTTATGTAGGATTCGAAGGCAAAACGGTTACTGTTGATAAATTTGGTGCAAGTGCACCAGCTTCAAGAGTATTACCAGAATATGGTTTCACAACTGAAAATGTTGTGGCCACTTACAACTCATTATAA